The following coding sequences are from one Pigmentibacter sp. JX0631 window:
- a CDS encoding HD domain-containing phosphohydrolase, producing MTISPFHNIDIVLIYKPFHFYLSISDITDVKLNIIENDLEEEINQKIIEHDKLKLFILKPQQYNENFEKIQKYLNTGNNSKHIGFLIIEDPQEKCTILLRKKIEKYCKKNNIINFLKSPLAKNQFFYEVRNAIQTLFLKCSYEYLEAFSFLRDVESKAIKDLSKAMTNKSFLAKDFIDLVLKKSMEITMADAGFIFINEESFHSESKTNLSNKMQNLNRQLKFYQKGKILNSQKIFLRKNYLDPSHSKVTRHLVENKIGISWFDNKNNLNAKDKIVALKKISPLNEVDFDHKTYKIRSYCAFPILLPSGEMEGFILLINKRVSEDHILTKQYDIENYVTKFSSHDLDLLESFTNQAGIALDHSKLIYDLKKVFESFTAASITAIESRDPTTKGHSERVATLTVGLAEAVNKTSTGIYNGLEFSKIQIEEIRYASLLHDFGKIGVREHILNKEKKLFPHELENIEARFINLQDKLKINILENYINNLLLKNQAPNNIELEKIRTEIEKTTDKLQKFYKIIQDVNEPAILSQEFFDKISEIAATKIIVGNLSFPLLTQREIEVLSIKRGSLSQAERLEIESHVTHSYNFLVQIPWSSDLKDIPEIVYGHHERLDGSGYPRNLKGKNIPVQAKMMAITDIYDALVARDRPYKKAVPYERALSILENEAKAGKLDSELFKIFVEAKIGEMTLDQNEIDAKSNNKQTSVA from the coding sequence GTGACAATTTCACCGTTTCATAACATCGACATTGTTCTAATATACAAACCTTTTCATTTTTATTTATCAATAAGTGATATAACAGATGTAAAACTTAACATAATTGAGAATGACTTAGAGGAAGAAATTAATCAAAAAATAATTGAACATGACAAATTAAAATTATTTATTTTAAAGCCCCAGCAATATAATGAAAATTTTGAAAAAATTCAAAAATATTTAAATACTGGAAATAACTCAAAACACATTGGCTTTTTAATCATTGAAGATCCTCAAGAAAAGTGCACTATTTTGTTAAGAAAAAAAATCGAAAAATATTGCAAAAAAAATAACATTATAAATTTCCTAAAATCTCCTTTAGCAAAAAATCAGTTCTTTTATGAAGTACGTAACGCTATACAAACTTTGTTTTTAAAATGCAGTTATGAATACCTTGAGGCATTCTCATTTTTAAGAGATGTAGAAAGTAAAGCAATTAAAGATCTCAGTAAAGCTATGACAAATAAATCATTTTTAGCAAAAGACTTTATTGATTTAGTTTTGAAAAAAAGTATGGAAATAACCATGGCGGATGCAGGTTTTATTTTTATAAATGAAGAAAGTTTTCATTCAGAAAGCAAAACAAATTTATCAAATAAAATGCAAAATTTAAATCGCCAATTAAAATTTTATCAAAAGGGAAAAATTTTAAACAGCCAGAAAATTTTTCTAAGAAAAAATTATTTAGATCCTAGTCATTCCAAAGTTACTAGACATTTAGTTGAGAATAAAATTGGAATTTCTTGGTTTGATAACAAAAATAATTTAAATGCTAAAGATAAAATAGTAGCTCTTAAAAAAATATCGCCTCTTAATGAAGTAGATTTTGATCATAAAACATATAAAATTCGCTCTTACTGCGCATTTCCCATTCTTTTACCTTCAGGAGAAATGGAAGGTTTTATACTTTTAATAAATAAAAGAGTTTCAGAAGATCACATATTAACTAAACAGTATGATATTGAAAATTATGTTACCAAATTTAGCTCACACGATTTAGATTTGCTAGAGTCATTTACAAATCAAGCCGGTATTGCTTTAGATCACTCAAAATTAATTTATGATTTAAAAAAAGTTTTTGAGTCTTTTACTGCAGCCAGCATAACTGCCATTGAATCAAGAGATCCAACGACAAAAGGACATAGTGAAAGAGTAGCGACTTTAACTGTAGGTCTTGCTGAAGCGGTTAATAAGACCAGTACTGGAATATATAACGGTTTAGAATTTTCTAAAATTCAAATAGAAGAAATACGCTATGCTTCATTGTTACATGATTTTGGCAAAATTGGTGTTCGAGAGCATATTTTAAATAAAGAAAAAAAATTATTTCCACATGAGTTAGAAAATATAGAGGCAAGATTTATTAATTTACAAGATAAACTAAAAATTAATATATTAGAGAATTATATAAACAATTTACTTCTTAAAAATCAAGCTCCAAATAATATAGAATTAGAAAAAATAAGAACTGAAATTGAAAAAACAACTGACAAATTACAAAAATTTTATAAAATAATTCAAGATGTTAATGAACCTGCAATACTATCTCAAGAATTTTTTGATAAAATTTCAGAAATTGCTGCTACGAAAATAATTGTAGGTAATTTGTCATTTCCTTTGCTAACTCAAAGAGAAATAGAAGTTCTAAGTATTAAAAGAGGTTCTTTAAGCCAAGCCGAGAGATTAGAAATTGAAAGCCATGTAACACATTCTTACAATTTCTTAGTTCAAATTCCATGGTCCAGCGATTTAAAAGACATTCCCGAAATAGTTTACGGACATCATGAGCGCTTAGATGGTTCTGGTTATCCAAGAAACTTAAAAGGAAAAAATATTCCTGTTCAAGCTAAAATGATGGCAATAACTGATATTTATGACGCTTTAGTAGCAAGGGATCGCCCTTATAAAAAAGCAGTCCCCTATGAAAGAGCACTTAGTATTCTTGAAAATGAAGCCAAAGCAGGAAAACTTGATTCAGAGTTATTTAAAATTTTCGTTGAAGCAAAAATTGGAGAAATGACTCTCGACCAAAATGAAATAGATGCCAAAAGTAATAACAAACAAACTTCAGTAGCTTAA